A section of the Zygosaccharomyces rouxii strain CBS732 chromosome B complete sequence genome encodes:
- the PDS5 gene encoding sister chromatid cohesion factor PDS5 (similar to uniprot|Q04264 Saccharomyces cerevisiae YMR076C PDS5 Protein required for establishment and maintenance of sister chromatid condensation and cohesion colocalizes with cohesin on chromosomes in an interdependent manner may function as a protein-protein interaction scaffold) translates to MAGTSMTKLKTQKPIISTSENLIPTDELLARLGSLHEELSTLVQGQVDLKKLEAYRVDLLDRKLLKHKDKGIRAFVACCLNDILRLYAPDAPYTDVQLTDIFKLFLAQFEQLGDPENGYYIQQKYLITRLLEYRSIVLLTDLPSAHKLLERLFQIFYDDSKNFEPRMFKVIGGILGEVISEFESVPMDVLRLIFNKFLTYNPEEIPKGLGVVSNCGYEISLILCDAYSTRMSRHLTKYYSEILYNVTNEEDHSFEARSNAQKVITKLHRLICRLWGSVPDLVSSVIGFIYHELLSDNELLRKQSTKLVGELLTIDSDLNFVTTHQDIYNAWLSKIADISGEVRQQWAEGVPQVLEIRDDISQEVSKGLAKTLIDSDHRVRKRSVLAIKELNVSILWRKVTDKTVYSCLLQLTREKNREVRELSIVTVASFYSESLTCEKHITQNKELWEIVKTIPSVIFNLYYINDLNINEQVDGIIFENLLPVEADDKQRVDRLLTVISHFDKKAFASFFAFNKRQLQISKAISKYIEFSEKLNDSDGPDDEGGMSIKLQKTIDWLASGMADQLKATAALEVLKELNDKRVFHLIKTCVGNDVPFATLRNCIKELVNKLQDPTILRKNDARASSTIVPRDLARQVKILLYRASPLNYNVSNVPILLDTGSHASSEEVELKRKLLDHISTVNPTLFKDQVRTLKCMITQGQDFPDVEQGALTLNEALKTLYKICKTMRDQLDFENALFATKLKDFALEGEPTMAKYATKLFALSPNAEQYLKPIKDCILPLNLKNDKHIASHILVLSEIFRFCPRILNEDSTDIVSYLIKEVLLANQVVGDKENEPDWIEDTSLNKKDYAALSCKVFSLKLFTVKLKSIASEINDDELAKAFTEKTVKLFFYLIASGGELISEYNTEYYPTPSSFQTKLRCYAGLQILKLAHIPHLSDFIKSPDIIKMINLVEDESLPVRKSFLDQLKNGLAGELISIKFLPLIFFTAYEPNGELKSTTKTWINYTFSKESFKKDTFFERALPRLIHAIAHHPDIEEGLDSDGDAYLNVLTTAIGYLLFYFDSIAAQENFSLLYYLSERVKNYQDRITVEEQQEDEESVASDRGDNINPSRKLYIIGEISQMILLALKEKRNWQHSAYPGKLNLPADLFMPYSNVQEAQASFKTYLPDSLADKLRANIRSKVGRIAHTSQTQRQKAQKRMLAHEYDGASNSKRKKIRAIRKKVEESEEESQEDVSEADDNVYQPSQKIRNKRAGDNVARRSGRTKKNVDYKEGASESDEDYS, encoded by the coding sequence ATGGCAGGAACATCTATGACCAAGCTGAAAACTCAGAAGCCTATTATATCCACATCTGAAAACCTTATACCCACCGATGAACTGTTAGCGCGTCTTGGATCCCTTCATGAAGAACTATCGACGCTTGTACAAGGCCAAGTGGAtctaaagaaattagaagCATACCGTGTTGACTTGCTGGATCgaaaacttttgaaacaTAAAGACAAAGGTATAAGAGCCTTCGTTGCTTGCTGTTTGAATGACATTTTAAGACTTTACGCGCCAGATGCACCTTACACAGATGTTCAACTAACCGATATATTTAAATTGTTTTTGGCTCAGTTTGAACAATTGGGAGATCCAGAAAATGGTTATTATATCCAACAAAAATACTTGATCACTAGGTTGTTAGAATACAGATCAATTGTTCTCTTAACCGATTTACCATCTGCACATAAGCTTTTAGAAAGAttattccaaatattttacGATGATTCTAAGAACTTTGAACCTAGAATGTTTAAAGTTATTGGCGGAATTCTGGGGGAAGTCAtatcagaatttgaaagtgTACCAATGGATGTTCTGAGATTaatcttcaacaaattcCTAACTTACAATCCAGAGGAAATACCAAAGGGTCTTGGTGTAGTGTCTAACTGTGGTTATGAAATAAGTTTAATTCTTTGTGATGCATATTCCACTAGAATGAGTCGACATTTGACCAAATACTATTCAGAGATCTTATACAATGTTACTAATGAGGAAGACCATTCTTTCGAGGCTAGAAGTAATGCTCAGAAGGTTATCACTAAATTGCATAGACTGATCTGTAGACTTTGGGGGAGTGTACCAGATTTAGTATCATCAGTTATCGGGTTCATCTACCATGAACTGCTATCAGATAACGAATTGTTGAGAAAACAGTCTACGAAATTAGTCGGTGAATTGCTAACTATAGATTCTGATTTAAACTTTGTCACTACGCATCAAGATATCTACAATGCGTGGCTTTCAAAGATTGCTGATATTAGCGGAGAGGTTAGACAACAATGGGCAGAGGGAGTTCCTCAGGTGCTAGAGATTAGAGATGACATTTCTCAAGAGGTAAGCAAGGGATTAGCTAAAACTTTAATTGATTCAGATCATCGTGTGCGAAAGAGATCTGTCTTGGCAATTAAAGAACTCAATGTGTCGATTTTGTGGAGAAAAGTAACTGATAAGACGGTTTATAGTTGTCTATTGCAGTTGACGAGAGAGAAAAACCGAGAAGTTAGAGAATTGTCCATTGTTACCGTAGCTAGCTTTTATTCCGAGTCTCTGACCTGTGAGAAGCATATCACCcaaaataaagaattatGGGAAATTGTGAAAACTATACCTTCTGTTATTTTCAACCTGTACTACATCAATGATCTCAATATTAACGAGCAAGTAGATGGAATCATTTTCGAAAATCTTTTACCTGTCGAAGCTGATGACAAGCAAAGAGTTGACCGACTCCTGACAGTAATTTCGCATTTCGATAAAAAGGCGTTTGCATCCTTCTTCGCATTTAATAAACGGCAATTACAGATATCGAAAGCAATATCCAAGTATATTGAATTTtcagaaaaattgaatgatAGTGATGGACCAGATGATGAGGGGGGAATGTCGATCAAATTGCAAAAAACAATTGATTGGTTAGCTTCTGGTATGGCGGATCAGTTAAAGGCAACCGCTGCTCTAGAAgttttaaaagaattgaatgacAAGAGAGTTTTCCATTTGATCAAAACTTGTGTTGGTAATGATGTTCCTTTTGCCACATTAAGGAATTGTATTAAAGAGTTGGTCAACAAACTTCAAGATCCCACGATTCTCCGGAAAAATGATGCTAGGGCATCTTCAACCATTGTACCCCGCGATTTAGCTAGACAAGTCAAAATTCTTCTCTATAGGGCATCACCACTGAATTATAATGTGTCGAATGTACCCATACTTCTTGACACGGGAAGTCATGCTAGCTCAGAAGAGgttgaattgaaaagaaaacttttGGATCACATCTCAACCGTCAATCCgactcttttcaaagatcagGTTAGAACTTTAAAGTGCATGATCACCCAGGGTCAAGATTTCCCAGATGTTGAACAGGGTGCTTTGACCTTGAATGAGGCATTGAAAACTCTTTACAAAATCTGTAAAACCATGAGAGATCAgcttgattttgaaaatgcaCTATTCGCAACTAAACTGAAGGATTTTGCCTTAGAGGGAGAACCAACTATGGCTAAATATGCCACTAAACTATTTGCATTATCACCGAATGCGGAGCAATATTTGAAACCTATCAAAGACTGCATCTTACCGCTTAATCTCAAAAATGACAAACACATCGCATCTCACATTTTGGTCTTATCAGAAATATTCAGATTCTGTCCACGtattttgaatgaagaCTCTACAGATATTGTAAGTTACTTGATCAAAGAGGTATTACTTGCGAATCAAGTTGTGGGTGACAAAGAGAACGAGCCTGATTGGATCGAGGATACTTCATTAAACAAGAAGGATTATGCTGCCTTAAGCTGTAAAGTGTTTTCTTTAAAACTATTTACTGTAAAGTTGAAATCCATTGCGTCAGAAATTAATGATGACGAATTGGCAAAAGCTTTCACAGAGAAAACGGTGAAGTTGTTCTTCTACTTGATTGCCAGTGGCGGTGAACTCATCTCAGAGTACAACACTGAATATTATCCAACTCCAAGTAGTTTTCAAACTAAACTGAGATGTTATGCGGGACTCCAAATACTAAAATTAGCTCACATTCCACATTTAAGTGACTTCATTAAATCACCAGACATTATAAAGATGATCAATTTAGTGGAAGATGAATCCTTACCAGTGAGGAAGTCATTTCTTGATCAGCTGAAGAACGGTCTTGCCGGTGAATTGATATCCATTAAATTTCTGCCTCTTATCTTTTTTACAGCGTATGAACCCAATGGTGAACTCAAATCTACTACAAAGACATGGATCAATTATACTTTCAGTAaagaatctttcaaaaaagatactttctttgaaagagcGCTTCCTCGATTGATTCACGCCATTGCACATCATCCTGATATTGAAGAGGGTCTAGATTCGGATGGTGATGCATACTTGAATGTTTTGACCACTGCTATTGGTTATCTgttgttttattttgaCTCAATAGCCGCCCAAGAAAATTTCAGCCTGTTGTATTATTTGTCTGAAAGAGTcaagaattatcaagaCAGGATCACAGtggaagaacaacaagaggACGAAGAAAGTGTGGCTAGCGATAGAGGGGACAATATAAATCCAAGCAGGAAATTGTACATTATCGGTGAAATATCACAAATGATTCTACTAGCCctcaaagagaagagaaattgGCAACACTCAGCATATCCAGGTAAGCTGAACTTGCCCGCGGATCTTTTCATGCCGTATTCAAATGTTCAGGAAGCACAGGCTTCGTTTAAGACGTATCTTCCAGACTCATTGGCTGATAAATTGCGTGCTAACATAAGAAGTAAAGTTGGTCGCATCGCTCACACTTCACAAACACAAAGACAAAAGGCTCAAAAACGAATGCTTGCCCATGAATATGATGGTgcatcaaattcaaagCGTAAAAAGATTAGGGCCATTCGTAAGAAAGTGGAGGAATCTGAAGAGGAGAGCCAGGAAGATGTCAGTGAAGCTGACGATAACGTCTATCAACCTTCTCAGAAAATACGAAATAAGAGGGCCGGAGACAACGTTGCTAGGAGAAGTGGTAGAACTAAGAAAAATGTTGACTACAAAGAAGGAGCTAGtgaaagtgatgaagattatTCATAA